A genomic stretch from Engraulis encrasicolus isolate BLACKSEA-1 chromosome 10, IST_EnEncr_1.0, whole genome shotgun sequence includes:
- the commd7 gene encoding COMM domain-containing protein 7, with the protein MLHLQFTTETLPEAVVIDFQNLNKFSEQQFARLTEILYQFMLEPKQTERFLTQLNEFAGQNGMSAGPLRTLVKSILLLPHGALKKNLTADQVKEDLLNLGVDEDKATHFSNQWKANYAGISRVAVVQTLMVNQLVDMEWKFGVTVGTSEIQKTGNIFLQLKLIIRKGNSTENVYMELTLPQFYNFLHEMERAKSAMDCFS; encoded by the exons ATGTTACATTTACAGTTCACAACCGAAACATTGCCTGAAGCGGTGGTCATCGACTTTCAGAATTTGAACAAATTCAGCGAACAG CAGTTTGCCCGGCTGACGGAAATACTGTATCAGTTTATGCTGGAGCCAAAACAG ACGGAGAGGTTCCTCACACAGCTGAATGAGTTTGCTGGCCAGAATGGCATGAGCGCTGGTCCCCTGAGGACCCTGGTGAAGAGCATCCTCCTCCTGCCTCATG GTGCCCTCAAGAAAAATCTTACTGCTGACCAAGTAAAAGAAGACCTTCTCAATCTTG GAGTTGATGAAGACAAAGCAACACATTTTTCAAACCAG TGGAAAGCCAATTACGCTGGGATCTCCCGAGTGGCTGTTGTACAGACTTTAATGGTTAATCAGCTAGTGGACATGGAATGGAAGTTTGGGG TGACTGTAGGGACAAGTGAGATTCAAAAGACCGGGAATATCTTTCTACAG CTCAAGCTAATCATCAGAAAAGGAAACTCCACAGAAAATGTCTACATGg AACTGACACTACCTCAGTTCTACAACTTCCTCCATGAGATGGAGAGAGCCAAATCTGCCATGGACTGCTTCAGTTGA